A region of Daphnia carinata strain CSIRO-1 chromosome 10, CSIRO_AGI_Dcar_HiC_V3, whole genome shotgun sequence DNA encodes the following proteins:
- the LOC130701658 gene encoding probable ATP-dependent RNA helicase vasa-like yields the protein MSQIWGRGHLSKDCLQGGGGGSRACHECHEAGHTSKGCPNLFSELTEDGKPREQYILEAVIYDEKELNKGIICGERFNNFVKVVLQITGKDVPQYLTPFEEAGLCQLLNQHLFRKLQLQASYLVPVLNILLEQGVAGASHAMGQKPEVVIVAPTRELAIQIHREACKFSCSSVLKFVIIYGGTVTSHQRSNLQAGCNILVATAGRFKDFLDGGVFDFSGVRF from the exons atgtcacaaa tatggggaaggggacATCTCTCGAAGGATTGTCTACAAGGgggcggtggtggaagtcgtgcctgccatgag tgtcatgaagctggccacacctcgaaaggctgccctaatctattcagtgaattgacggaagatggaaagccgcGTGAGCAATACATTCTGGAAGCTGTGATAtacgatgaaaaggaactgaaTAAGGGCATCAtctgtggggaacgctttaacaattttgttaaagttgtccttcag attacaggaaaagatgtacctcaatacttaacaccattcgaagaagccggcctgtgTCAACTActaaaccaacacctgttcagaaagcttcagttgcag gcgtcgtacttggtaccggttttgaacatattgttagaacaaggtgttgctggtgcgtctcatgccatggggcaaaagccagaagttgtaattgtcgcacccactcgtgaattggccattcaaattcaccgcgaagcgtgtaaattctcctgcAGTTCAGTTTTAAAGtttgtgattatatatggaggaactgtcacgagccatcaacggtcaaatcttcaagctgggtgcaatattcttgtcgcgaccgcggggcgattcaaggattttctcgacggtggagtatttgacttctcaggggtcaggttttaa